Proteins from one Pyrobaculum neutrophilum V24Sta genomic window:
- a CDS encoding Clp1/GlmU family protein: protein MFTVEVPEGYSALVRGPAKVRCRGACRVFGGFFQGFEVPPHKQYPVEGPAVFELESGLLALARGSAIPRDWDMELEGVVALVGPPDSGKSSLSTYLLNTHVARGRSVCVVDADVGQSDIGPPGFVAYSYTAAPAPHISELEPHDAYYVGSTNLQGLEELLVAGVVWAVKRCQAHYPHLTVVNTPGWTTGRGIQLLRAVVDAVAPAVVNIGEALLPGRRVSKPAQVLPRGPQERKELRNLSYRRHVKIVDRVEISHDMLTLCTWERGLNCPWGRYLPADVAEPQKRGREYAVPPHHLRHLFAGLYRGGRLAGYAIVEKFEPRPTAYVTATDFDEVRIGKIRLDPHALEELEPLP from the coding sequence GTGTTTACGGTAGAGGTGCCGGAGGGCTATTCGGCGCTGGTGAGAGGCCCGGCTAAAGTCCGTTGCCGGGGGGCGTGCAGGGTCTTCGGCGGCTTCTTCCAAGGCTTCGAGGTGCCGCCCCACAAGCAGTACCCCGTAGAGGGCCCCGCCGTATTTGAGCTAGAGAGCGGCCTTCTTGCGTTGGCGAGAGGGTCAGCCATCCCGCGGGACTGGGATATGGAGCTGGAGGGGGTGGTGGCGCTTGTGGGCCCCCCGGACTCCGGGAAGAGCAGCCTCTCCACCTACCTGCTGAATACACACGTGGCGAGGGGGAGGAGCGTATGCGTCGTCGACGCCGACGTTGGACAATCCGACATAGGGCCGCCGGGCTTCGTGGCCTACAGCTACACGGCCGCCCCCGCCCCCCACATCTCCGAGCTGGAGCCCCACGACGCCTACTACGTCGGCTCCACAAACCTCCAGGGACTAGAGGAGCTGTTGGTCGCCGGAGTCGTATGGGCGGTGAAGAGGTGCCAAGCCCACTACCCCCATCTAACGGTGGTGAACACCCCCGGGTGGACGACGGGCAGAGGGATCCAGCTCCTACGCGCCGTCGTAGACGCGGTAGCCCCCGCCGTTGTAAACATAGGAGAGGCTCTGCTCCCGGGACGCCGCGTCTCGAAGCCAGCCCAGGTGCTCCCCAGGGGGCCTCAGGAGAGGAAGGAGCTGAGGAACCTCTCCTACAGGAGACACGTAAAAATCGTCGACAGGGTTGAGATAAGCCACGACATGCTCACCCTCTGCACGTGGGAGAGGGGGCTCAACTGTCCCTGGGGGAGATACCTCCCGGCCGACGTGGCTGAGCCACAGAAGAGAGGCCGCGAATACGCCGTCCCTCCACACCACCTGAGACACCTCTTCGCCGGGCTCTACAGAGGAGGCCGCCTCGCCGGCTACGCCATAGTCGAAAAATTCGAGCCAAGGCCCACAGCCTACGTCACCGCAACGGACTTCGACGAGGTACGCATAGGGAAAATACGCCTGGACCCCCACGCCCTAGAGGAGCTGGAGCCACTGCCCTAG
- a CDS encoding indolepyruvate ferredoxin oxidoreductase subunit alpha, whose translation MVEYIVDGDYGEDEKLAIALGLSITFRRALAVARPSPEAVKAAVGGVWGALLITPCPPELPCFKDLQEAADYSEAYSTPVGYEGPLPATERRRVSTFNKHYLRPWRWARAGEEPAVGHRLLPLMACLYQKLKALDATPVVISDVRLQPRSAGSPDYMVIPTWHSPSEVAEVVDVYLPPLKAAAIALGVLAGGYSAGPVVAIAKARDRLVEELAKLGGYAVVLDEGGDPCQLFERRVVGYSPDQRRYVVDPSLCDRCGDCLKTGCPAVAPTPGGVPQLLQTCTGCGACALVCTRGAIRPE comes from the coding sequence ATGGTTGAGTACATAGTAGACGGGGACTACGGCGAAGACGAAAAACTGGCCATAGCGCTGGGTCTCTCCATCACCTTCCGGCGGGCGTTGGCCGTGGCGAGGCCCAGCCCAGAGGCGGTGAAGGCGGCGGTAGGCGGCGTGTGGGGCGCCCTCTTGATTACGCCGTGTCCCCCCGAGTTGCCGTGTTTCAAAGATCTCCAGGAGGCTGCGGACTACTCCGAGGCCTACTCCACCCCCGTGGGGTACGAGGGCCCCCTTCCCGCGACCGAGAGGAGGAGGGTCTCCACCTTCAATAAACACTACCTAAGGCCGTGGCGGTGGGCTCGCGCCGGCGAGGAACCGGCTGTGGGCCACCGCCTGCTCCCGCTTATGGCGTGTCTCTACCAGAAGCTGAAGGCTCTAGACGCCACGCCCGTGGTTATCTCCGACGTGAGGCTACAGCCCCGGAGCGCCGGCTCCCCCGACTACATGGTTATCCCAACATGGCACAGCCCCTCCGAGGTCGCCGAGGTCGTCGACGTGTATCTGCCTCCGCTCAAGGCCGCGGCCATAGCCCTGGGGGTTCTGGCGGGCGGCTACAGCGCAGGCCCCGTGGTAGCCATCGCAAAAGCCAGAGATCGGCTGGTGGAGGAGTTGGCGAAGTTGGGCGGCTACGCCGTAGTTCTCGACGAGGGCGGAGACCCCTGCCAGCTCTTTGAAAGGCGCGTGGTCGGCTACAGCCCAGACCAGAGGCGCTACGTCGTAGACCCGAGCTTGTGCGACCGATGCGGCGACTGTCTAAAAACGGGGTGCCCGGCCGTGGCCCCAACCCCGGGGGGCGTCCCCCAGCTACTCCAGACCTGCACCGGATGCGGCGCATGCGCGTTGGTATGCACAAGAGGAGCTATAAGGCCAGAGTAG
- a CDS encoding YkgJ family cysteine cluster protein, whose protein sequence is MFSCPIGCPSDCCRFDSPEDAPVVLEEEIPVLQREAEKIGVKLNFVPYGEYNGVKLHRWVIEGWCPFYRGKCTIHEKKPLSCRIYPLVLNLKTGEIYLSDRCLWVKINGPKPLDHFPSEKAALKKLVVKLKIHG, encoded by the coding sequence ATGTTTTCATGCCCAATCGGCTGCCCCTCCGACTGTTGCAGATTTGACAGCCCCGAGGATGCGCCGGTGGTGCTGGAGGAGGAGATCCCAGTCCTCCAGCGAGAGGCGGAGAAGATAGGTGTAAAACTCAACTTCGTGCCCTACGGCGAGTACAACGGCGTGAAGCTCCACCGGTGGGTGATAGAGGGTTGGTGCCCCTTCTACAGGGGGAAGTGCACTATACACGAGAAGAAGCCTCTCTCCTGCCGGATATATCCGCTGGTGCTGAACCTCAAGACGGGGGAGATATACCTCTCGGACCGCTGCCTCTGGGTGAAGATCAACGGGCCGAAGCCTCTTGACCACTTCCCATCGGAGAAGGCCGCCCTCAAGAAGCTGGTGGTGAAGCTCAAGATCCATGGTTGA
- a CDS encoding 50S ribosomal protein L14e codes for MVKVIDVGRVVVKVLGREAGRKAVVVDIVDENYVVITGPKQLTGVRRRRVNVNHIEPTDKKVEVKRGASDEEVLKAVEAAGLADYMRERVKPQMFGITASEVR; via the coding sequence ATGGTCAAGGTCATCGACGTCGGTAGAGTCGTGGTGAAGGTCCTGGGCAGGGAGGCGGGTAGAAAAGCTGTCGTTGTAGACATCGTAGATGAGAACTACGTAGTTATCACGGGGCCGAAGCAGCTTACCGGAGTTAGGCGGAGGAGAGTGAACGTTAACCACATAGAGCCGACCGACAAGAAGGTGGAGGTCAAGAGGGGGGCGTCCGACGAGGAGGTGCTGAAAGCCGTCGAGGCGGCGGGGCTGGCAGACTACATGCGCGAGCGGGTTAAGCCGCAGATGTTTGGGATAACGGCGTCGGAGGTTAGGTGA
- a CDS encoding RNA-guided pseudouridylation complex pseudouridine synthase subunit Cbf5, with protein sequence MRCGSREVFVKIQEATNPEWGKPPSRRSAEEHIKYSLVLLDKPRGPSSHEVAAWVKKILGVERAGHAGTLDPKVSGVLPIAVAEGTKVLLALSRSDKVYVAVAKFHGDVDEGKLRAVLGEFQGIIYQRPPLRSAVKRQLRTRQVYSIELLELDGRYAVIKMHVEAGTYARKLIHDIGEVLGVGANMRELRRVAVSCYTEEETVTLQDVADAYYIWRKYGDDTYLRRVLLPIEEIARHLPKIWVRDSAVDALCNGAPLAAPGVAKFEAPFSRGELVAYFTLKGELIGVGRALVDSEEVKKMEKGLVARTDRVVMKRGTYPPLWKRRGEGAKA encoded by the coding sequence GTGAGGTGCGGAAGCAGAGAGGTTTTTGTAAAGATACAGGAGGCCACTAACCCGGAGTGGGGCAAGCCGCCCTCTCGGCGCTCTGCGGAGGAGCACATCAAGTATTCCCTTGTCCTTCTGGACAAGCCCAGGGGGCCCAGTAGCCACGAGGTGGCGGCTTGGGTGAAGAAGATACTCGGCGTGGAGCGGGCCGGCCACGCGGGGACGCTCGACCCCAAGGTATCCGGCGTACTGCCGATCGCAGTGGCCGAGGGCACGAAGGTGCTTCTTGCGCTTTCTCGCTCAGATAAAGTCTACGTGGCTGTGGCGAAGTTCCACGGGGATGTAGACGAGGGGAAGCTCAGGGCTGTGTTGGGGGAGTTCCAGGGGATCATCTACCAGAGGCCTCCCCTCCGCTCCGCGGTGAAGAGGCAGCTGAGGACTAGACAGGTGTACTCCATCGAGCTTCTGGAGCTAGACGGGAGATACGCCGTGATTAAGATGCATGTCGAGGCCGGCACCTACGCGAGAAAGCTTATCCACGACATTGGGGAGGTGCTGGGCGTGGGGGCAAACATGAGGGAGCTCAGGAGGGTGGCCGTCTCTTGCTACACGGAGGAGGAGACCGTCACGCTACAGGACGTGGCGGACGCCTACTATATATGGAGGAAGTACGGCGACGACACCTACCTCAGGAGGGTTCTGCTACCTATTGAAGAAATCGCGAGGCACCTCCCCAAGATCTGGGTTAGAGACAGCGCGGTGGATGCCCTCTGCAACGGTGCCCCCCTTGCGGCCCCGGGTGTGGCCAAGTTCGAAGCGCCGTTTTCAAGAGGCGAGCTCGTGGCGTACTTCACCCTCAAAGGCGAGCTCATAGGGGTAGGCAGAGCTTTGGTAGACAGCGAGGAGGTGAAGAAGATGGAGAAGGGGCTGGTGGCTAGGACAGACAGAGTGGTGATGAAGAGGGGGACGTACCCGCCGCTGTGGAAGCGTCGTGGCGAGGGGGCTAAAGCTTAA
- a CDS encoding DUF211 domain-containing protein, translating to MGERPPIRRIVIDAAIPTKGITIVDVAKELYRVEGVKAVRVTVDDVDVDVLGLAIVVEGVNVDYGELEKALERVGGVVHSIDEVVVGEYIPEAGATT from the coding sequence GTGGGGGAACGTCCTCCAATACGCCGTATAGTGATAGACGCCGCTATACCTACTAAGGGGATAACGATAGTGGATGTGGCTAAGGAGCTCTACCGGGTCGAGGGGGTTAAGGCGGTGCGCGTGACCGTAGACGACGTAGACGTCGACGTGCTCGGCCTCGCCATAGTCGTCGAGGGGGTCAACGTCGACTACGGAGAGCTGGAGAAGGCCTTGGAGAGGGTGGGGGGCGTGGTGCATTCGATAGACGAGGTGGTGGTTGGGGAGTATATACCGGAGGCGGGGGCGACGACGTGA
- a CDS encoding Gfo/Idh/MocA family protein: MKVAVVGIGGWGKNHLRVVTQLKGEDLVEVVYAVDIDEARLRWAERVYGARPVKGVEKAQDLDVDAAIIATPTSLHAAHAAVFLSRGIATLVEKPFAASLREAHELLDAAGGTLVTTGYLLRFHQGVRHVRNNLGRLGRFLTAYGKRTSRWPVRPGDVGVIKDLAIHDVDLLTYITGRRAASVYALGGSTRGQYEDHAQIFARYDGASAIFEANWLTPYRFRKLELTGDQGIYVVDFATDEVYFYGEEGVYRPRIEMAEPLLVQDREFIKAAAGRGGEVVDREDILYTMRFCEAAVESIKTGRVVYLDELHT, encoded by the coding sequence ATGAAGGTCGCGGTGGTCGGCATAGGGGGTTGGGGGAAGAACCACCTCCGCGTTGTGACGCAGCTGAAGGGGGAGGACCTAGTGGAGGTGGTATACGCCGTAGATATAGACGAGGCGCGGCTTAGGTGGGCCGAGAGGGTCTACGGGGCGCGGCCTGTGAAGGGCGTCGAGAAGGCGCAGGATCTAGACGTAGACGCGGCGATCATCGCAACGCCTACGTCTCTCCACGCCGCACACGCGGCCGTCTTCCTATCCAGGGGAATCGCCACGCTTGTGGAGAAGCCCTTCGCCGCCTCGCTAAGGGAGGCGCACGAGTTGCTTGACGCCGCCGGCGGCACCCTCGTCACAACGGGCTACCTGCTGAGGTTCCACCAGGGGGTGAGACACGTGAGGAACAACCTGGGCAGGCTCGGCAGGTTCCTCACGGCGTATGGCAAGAGGACCTCCAGGTGGCCTGTGAGGCCGGGAGACGTGGGCGTGATAAAGGACTTGGCTATACACGACGTGGACCTCCTCACATATATCACGGGGAGGCGGGCCGCCTCGGTCTACGCCCTGGGGGGCTCCACGAGGGGTCAGTACGAGGACCACGCCCAGATCTTCGCGAGGTACGACGGCGCCTCGGCGATCTTTGAGGCCAACTGGCTAACGCCGTATAGGTTTAGGAAGCTGGAGCTCACGGGAGACCAGGGCATCTACGTGGTGGACTTCGCCACAGACGAGGTGTATTTCTACGGCGAGGAGGGGGTCTACCGCCCCCGTATAGAGATGGCGGAGCCTCTGCTGGTGCAAGACAGGGAGTTTATAAAGGCGGCGGCGGGGAGGGGGGGCGAGGTTGTGGACAGAGAGGACATCCTCTACACCATGAGGTTCTGCGAGGCGGCGGTGGAGTCGATAAAGACGGGCCGCGTGGTGTACCTAGACGAGCTCCACACGTAA
- a CDS encoding ATP-binding protein yields the protein MKPGEELTLGELEKLDMGHDFKLALSRAAEGGNVYLVGPPGSGKTAMLRKLGLYLSRLGRGALYLKLEWVKYGWSLSDYVKHYGDKSRQLLGGEIGDVVLLDDGELLWGYGSAYRNIVRDVRGRQIVGAFREFDVDAATLLFGDGLTIYIQRHHAPREAASKVPLGLAFLNKTVEITVI from the coding sequence ATGAAGCCGGGAGAAGAGCTCACGTTGGGAGAGCTCGAGAAGCTGGATATGGGGCACGACTTCAAGCTGGCCTTGTCTAGAGCGGCCGAGGGGGGCAACGTATACCTCGTGGGCCCCCCCGGCAGTGGAAAAACCGCGATGCTTAGGAAGCTCGGGCTCTACCTCTCGAGGCTGGGCCGGGGGGCTCTATACCTAAAGCTCGAGTGGGTGAAATACGGCTGGAGCCTCTCCGACTACGTCAAACACTACGGCGATAAAAGCCGCCAGCTCCTGGGAGGCGAGATCGGAGACGTCGTTCTCCTCGACGACGGGGAGCTCCTCTGGGGCTACGGCTCCGCCTACAGAAACATAGTGAGAGACGTCAGGGGGAGGCAGATAGTTGGGGCTTTTAGGGAATTCGACGTAGACGCCGCCACGTTGCTCTTCGGGGACGGCTTGACCATCTACATACAGCGCCACCACGCGCCGCGGGAGGCGGCCTCAAAGGTGCCGCTTGGACTTGCCTTCTTGAACAAAACCGTGGAGATCACGGTAATATAG
- a CDS encoding CPBP family intramembrane glutamic endopeptidase, with translation MRLVVLALSLPAMFIAMGAAALLAPGCGLAIPMAAAYLALTPVVYYSRRYLTLRPRYFLVSLGMFAALWGLEALLSPILREYEAFTRELLEAIAGCPSWLLYFFITAVVLAPVVEETLFRVILYTELERRAGALVGYVGNSLAFALVHGLPALTPLYFASGLILTYSFKKGGALSSIVLHGLNNLLALLSILP, from the coding sequence ATGCGTCTCGTCGTCTTAGCGCTGTCGCTCCCCGCTATGTTTATAGCCATGGGCGCCGCCGCGTTGCTGGCGCCCGGCTGCGGCTTGGCGATCCCCATGGCCGCGGCCTATCTAGCGCTGACGCCGGTGGTCTACTACTCGAGGCGGTACCTAACCCTGAGGCCGAGGTACTTCCTCGTCTCGCTCGGCATGTTCGCGGCTCTGTGGGGGCTTGAGGCCTTGCTTAGCCCGATCCTGAGGGAGTACGAGGCCTTTACCAGGGAGCTACTGGAGGCCATTGCCGGCTGCCCGAGCTGGCTGCTGTACTTCTTCATCACCGCCGTCGTCCTAGCTCCCGTCGTCGAGGAGACGCTCTTTAGAGTCATCCTCTACACCGAGCTGGAGAGGAGGGCAGGCGCCCTAGTGGGCTACGTCGGGAACTCCCTGGCCTTTGCCCTGGTCCACGGCCTCCCCGCGCTGACGCCGCTGTATTTCGCGTCGGGCCTCATCCTAACCTACTCCTTCAAAAAGGGTGGGGCGTTATCGTCTATAGTTCTCCACGGGCTGAACAACCTCCTCGCTCTGCTTTCTATATTACCGTGA
- a CDS encoding nicotinamide mononucleotide deamidase-related protein gives MHKGAAWIVTVGNELLIGRVVNTNASWLAGRLTYLGYAVRRIVTVPDVEEDIAEVFREALARADVVVSTGGLGPTPDDITNIAFCRALGVDPAVNEEALRMVEERYRSRGYPLTPERVKMAQMPPGARPLPNPVGTAPGVLYEAGGKVVVLLPGVPREMEAIFEGYVEPLLKSRGPPVFFAERGLEVRGVPEADVAPIIREVLRLDPRIYVKSHPRGREVEAPLLYIHVYASAFDRGEADRLVDAAVGRLVQLLKARFGGAVSISEERRLA, from the coding sequence ATGCATAAAGGCGCGGCTTGGATCGTCACCGTGGGAAACGAGCTACTTATAGGGAGGGTGGTGAACACAAACGCGTCGTGGCTAGCCGGCAGGCTCACCTACCTGGGCTACGCCGTGAGGCGCATCGTGACGGTCCCAGACGTGGAGGAGGACATAGCCGAGGTCTTTAGAGAGGCCCTGGCTAGGGCAGACGTGGTCGTCTCGACGGGCGGCCTCGGGCCGACGCCAGACGACATAACCAACATAGCCTTCTGCAGAGCCCTGGGGGTCGATCCTGCGGTGAACGAGGAGGCCTTGAGGATGGTCGAGGAGAGGTACAGATCGCGGGGGTACCCCCTCACGCCGGAGAGGGTCAAGATGGCCCAGATGCCTCCCGGCGCGAGGCCGCTGCCAAACCCAGTGGGGACGGCCCCCGGGGTCCTATACGAGGCGGGTGGGAAGGTGGTGGTTCTCCTCCCAGGTGTCCCAAGGGAGATGGAGGCCATCTTCGAGGGGTACGTAGAGCCTCTTCTCAAGTCGCGGGGGCCTCCCGTGTTTTTCGCCGAGAGGGGGCTGGAGGTTAGGGGCGTGCCCGAGGCCGACGTTGCGCCTATTATTCGGGAGGTGCTACGGCTAGACCCGAGGATATATGTGAAATCTCACCCAAGGGGCCGCGAGGTGGAGGCCCCGCTCTTGTACATCCACGTCTACGCCAGCGCGTTCGACAGAGGCGAGGCGGACAGGCTTGTGGACGCCGCCGTGGGGAGGCTCGTCCAGTTGCTGAAGGCCAGGTTCGGAGGCGCCGTCTCTATATCGGAAGAGCGCCGGCTAGCTTGA
- a CDS encoding EamA family transporter: MLWLLPVGVLAISSASVLIRLTPADPIAITFWRLAFATAAVLTLGLVRGLELPRGRALTYSALSGVFLAAHFLSWIPSLFLTTVAASTTLVNVHPLFMLPLSRRLGERVGRGTAVGAAVAVAGSVLITLSPGGLLGNLLALAGALSFAGYLAVGRLVRAAVGTLGYTAVSYGVAALISLAVGLALGVNLTNYSGYTFAMFLLIASVPMMAGHTVFNYLLGRYRAVTIAVATLGEPVGAALLAAAVLGEVPAGGPAVFGVPVQAVGVAVTLVGLALVIREELKISG, encoded by the coding sequence ATGCTCTGGCTTCTGCCTGTGGGCGTCTTGGCGATATCGAGCGCCTCTGTGCTCATTAGGCTCACCCCCGCCGACCCCATCGCCATTACCTTCTGGAGACTTGCCTTCGCAACCGCGGCTGTGCTGACGCTTGGGCTTGTCCGGGGGCTGGAGCTCCCGCGGGGGAGGGCCTTGACGTATTCCGCGCTTTCGGGCGTCTTCCTCGCGGCTCATTTCTTGAGCTGGATACCGTCCCTCTTCTTGACCACCGTGGCGGCTAGCACAACCCTCGTCAACGTCCACCCCCTCTTTATGCTCCCTCTGTCTAGGAGGCTGGGGGAGAGGGTGGGCAGGGGTACGGCGGTGGGGGCCGCCGTGGCTGTAGCCGGTAGCGTTTTGATCACCCTATCTCCGGGCGGCTTGCTGGGCAATCTGTTGGCTCTTGCCGGCGCTCTTTCCTTCGCCGGCTACTTGGCCGTAGGCCGCCTCGTCAGAGCCGCCGTTGGAACCCTAGGCTATACGGCTGTTTCCTACGGCGTAGCGGCCCTTATCTCGCTTGCGGTTGGGCTCGCCCTCGGGGTCAATCTCACGAACTACAGCGGCTACACCTTCGCCATGTTTCTCCTCATAGCCTCGGTGCCTATGATGGCGGGACACACCGTGTTCAACTACCTGCTCGGGAGATACCGCGCTGTCACAATCGCCGTTGCAACCCTCGGCGAGCCGGTCGGCGCGGCGTTGCTTGCAGCGGCCGTGCTCGGGGAGGTGCCCGCCGGGGGTCCCGCCGTGTTCGGCGTACCGGTGCAGGCCGTCGGAGTCGCCGTCACGCTCGTGGGGCTGGCGCTGGTGATTAGAGAAGAGCTAAAAATCTCGGGCTAG
- a CDS encoding peroxiredoxin — MEFPDLELTAHTGERVSPARAPKAVVYFFPKAFTQGCTRETVRFNELYPRFRERGYEVYGVSTDGVETLRRFAERYKVQFKLLSDEGGRLASQLGILRPTGTAERVTYIVVGGRVVHVLRGLKSADEHADRALELT, encoded by the coding sequence ATGGAGTTCCCGGATCTGGAGCTCACGGCGCACACGGGGGAGAGGGTGTCGCCTGCCAGAGCGCCCAAGGCCGTTGTCTACTTCTTCCCGAAGGCCTTCACCCAGGGATGCACGAGGGAGACCGTGCGGTTCAACGAGCTCTACCCGAGGTTCAGAGAGAGGGGGTACGAGGTGTATGGGGTTTCCACAGACGGGGTGGAAACCCTGAGGAGGTTCGCGGAGAGGTACAAGGTGCAGTTCAAGCTCCTCAGCGACGAGGGGGGGAGGCTCGCGTCGCAGCTGGGCATCCTTAGGCCTACGGGCACCGCCGAGCGGGTCACCTACATAGTAGTGGGCGGCAGGGTTGTCCACGTGCTTAGGGGGCTTAAATCCGCCGACGAACACGCCGACCGCGCCCTAGAGCTGACATGA
- a CDS encoding DsrE family protein, producing MPKAVIMLSDNDLARAYHALVVALSARSLGYEVHLFATGLGAYLFSRRPKTRLLGLTPLASLYIRWRLRRLGARRLEDLARECLSTGVKVYVDEPVVKMLGIEPLEGVEVAGSLTFLALAREADLILTF from the coding sequence ATGCCTAAGGCGGTTATAATGCTGTCAGACAACGACCTGGCGCGCGCCTACCACGCGCTGGTGGTGGCCCTCTCGGCGAGGTCCCTGGGCTACGAGGTGCACCTTTTCGCCACGGGCCTCGGCGCCTACCTATTCAGCAGGAGGCCTAAGACCAGGCTGCTGGGGCTGACTCCGTTGGCGTCTTTGTACATAAGGTGGAGGCTGAGGAGGCTGGGAGCCCGGAGGCTGGAGGATCTAGCTAGGGAGTGCCTATCCACCGGCGTCAAGGTCTACGTAGACGAGCCGGTGGTTAAGATGCTCGGCATAGAGCCGCTGGAGGGCGTAGAGGTGGCCGGCTCCCTCACCTTCCTAGCGCTGGCGAGGGAGGCCGACCTCATCCTAACTTTCTGA
- a CDS encoding endonuclease III domain-containing protein — translation MDYIEVVDRYVQLRVEEFIAPVVWRSGGNLFELVVAVVLSQNTSDKNAFKAFNSLKRALGSITPEAVAKLAEEELAALIKPAGMYRIRARALKALAEAFLKHGITPQRLLEMGAERARAFLMSLPGVGKKTADVVLVNIGLPAFPVDTHITRIARRWGIGRSYDEISRWFMDRLPPARYLEFHLKLIQFGRDVCRARSPRCGVCPIGERCPSFKSAGRSPVI, via the coding sequence AGGGTTGAGGAGTTTATAGCGCCGGTGGTGTGGCGAAGCGGCGGAAACCTCTTCGAGCTGGTTGTGGCGGTTGTGCTGAGCCAAAACACCTCCGATAAAAACGCCTTCAAGGCCTTCAACAGCTTGAAGAGGGCGCTGGGCTCCATAACGCCGGAGGCTGTGGCGAAGCTCGCGGAGGAGGAGCTGGCGGCGTTGATCAAGCCGGCGGGTATGTACAGAATCAGGGCAAGGGCCCTAAAGGCTCTGGCGGAGGCCTTTCTAAAACACGGCATAACCCCCCAGAGGCTGTTGGAGATGGGCGCCGAGAGGGCCAGGGCGTTCCTCATGTCTCTGCCCGGCGTCGGCAAGAAGACGGCAGACGTGGTGTTGGTCAACATAGGCCTGCCCGCCTTCCCCGTGGATACCCACATAACCCGCATAGCCAGGCGGTGGGGAATCGGGAGGAGCTACGACGAGATCAGCCGGTGGTTTATGGATAGACTGCCCCCGGCCAGATACCTAGAATTCCACCTAAAGCTTATCCAGTTTGGCCGGGACGTGTGTAGAGCGCGGAGCCCCAGATGCGGCGTCTGCCCAATCGGGGAGAGGTGTCCCTCCTTTAAATCAGCCGGCAGGTCACCGGTCATCTAG